The following are encoded in a window of Castanea sativa cultivar Marrone di Chiusa Pesio chromosome 5, ASM4071231v1 genomic DNA:
- the LOC142636704 gene encoding uncharacterized protein LOC142636704, which translates to MASDSLLLGPPQIYTKSTTTTAIESSVETLNLSTQEPTLGFTENCSLTYNASGNPCLDFFFHVVPSTPSHETVERVQKAWAYDPLTTLKLICNLRGVHGTGKSDKQRFYTAALWLHKHHPKTLALNARTFADFGYFKDLPEILYLILEGESAREIAKREWDQRKGAKGIGRRRMQGSRGRVTGRMARKSLAKMKKSTEKKNRTSSKLRKELRVKQNIAKANLEREHVRTMRKERVLAMAKKAFERYNRDPVYRFLHDAVSDVFAEMLKADMQALNEGRHRDISLAAKWCPSIDSAYDKSLLICESIAKRVFPKESDPEYQTLEDAHYAFRVRDRLRKQVLVPLHKVLELPEVYMSANMWETLPYKRVPSVAMKNYKEHFLKHDNKRFQEYLESVKHGEATIAAGALLPHEIIASLNDSDGGQVAELQWKRMVDDLLKKGKLSNCIAVCDVSGSMCGKPMNVCVALGLMISELSEDPWKGHVITFDTNPTIQMVQGDSLSEKTEFIRNMNWGGSTNFQAVFDQILDVAVQADLTEDQLIQKVFVFSDMEFDEASGHHEYGNYYGGFGYGGYNNSMYDDDSSDMDSDESESDVNARRQRRNEARQQREREARLRRSGWETDYEVIQRKFREKGYNKVPEIVFWNLRNSKATPVPSDQSGVALVSGFSKNLVKLFLENGGIINPVAVMHEAISGEMYQKLAIYD; encoded by the coding sequence AGCACCACCACTACCGCCATCGAGTCCTCAGTAGAAACCCTAAATCTTTCAACCCAAGAACCCACACTCGGCTTCACAGAAAACTGTTCATTAACCTACAATGCATCAGGAAACCCATGTTTAGATTTCTTTTTCCACGTTGTCCCCTCCACACCATCCCACGAAACCGTCGAGCGAGTCCAAAAAGCCTGGGCCTACGACCCTCTCACCACACTCAAACTCATCTGTAACCTCCGTGGAGTACACGGCACTGGCAAATCCGACAAGCAGCGGTTCTATACGGCGGCGCTTTGGCTCCATAAACACCACCCTAAAACCCTAGCCCTCAACGCTAGAACCTTCGCAGACTTCGGTTACTTCAAAGACCTCCCCGAAATTCTTTACCTAATTCTCGAAGGCGAGTCGGCACGCGAAATCGCCAAGAGAGAATGGGACCAGAGAAAAGGAGCCAAGGGCATAGGCAGAAGAAGAATGCAAGGCAGCAGAGGGAGAGTCACAGGCAGAATGGCAAGAAAAAGCCTcgcaaaaatgaaaaaaagtaccGAGAAGAAGAATAGGACTTCTTCAAAGTTGCGCAAGGAGTTGAGGGTTAAGCAGAATATCGCTAAAGCCAATCTTGAAAGGGAGCACGTAAGGACGATGAGGAAAGAACGGGTCTTGGCCATGGCCAAGAAAGCTTTCGAGAGGTATAACCGAGATCCGGTTTATCGGTTCTTGCACGACGCCGTTTCCGATGTTTTTGCCGAGATGTTGAAGGCTGATATGCAAGCTTTGAATGAAGGAAGGCATAGAGATATCAGTCTTGCAGCGAAATGGTGCCCTTCGATTGACTCGGCCTACGACAAGTCCTTGTTGATATGCGAGAGCATTGCTAAACGGGTTTTCCCTAAAGAGTCCGACCCGGAATATCAAACCCTAGAAGATGCTCACTATGCTTTTAGAGTCCGAGATAGGTTGAGAAAGCAAGTTTTGGTTCCGCTCCATAAGGTTCTGGAACTCCCCGAAGTGTATATGAGTGCAAATATGTGGGAAACCTTGCCTTACAAACGTGTACCTTCGGTGGCAATGAAGAATTACAAGGAACACTTTCTGAAACACGACAACAAGCGATTCCAGGAGTACCTCGAAAGCGTGAAGCATGGTGAGGCAACAATCGCTGCGGGCGCGTTGCTCCCACATGAGATTATCGCTTCGTTGAATGACAGCGATGGTGGACAGGTGGCGGAGCTTCAGTGGAAGAGAATGGTGGATGACTTGTTGAAGAAGGGTAAGCTGAGTAACTGCATTGCGGTGTGTGACGTGTCGGGGAGTATGTGTGGTAAGCCTATGAATGTTTGTGTGGCTCTAGGGTTGATGATCTCGGAGCTTAGTGAGGACCCATGGAAAGGTCATGTGATAACTTTTGACACCAACCCTACCATTCAAATGGTTCAAGGAGATAGCCTGAGTGAAAAGACTGAGTTTATCAGAAATATGAATTGGGGTGGGAGCACCAACTTTCAGGCTGTGTTTGATCAGATTCTGGATGTGGCTGTTCAAGCAGACTTGACTGAGGACCAACTTATACAGAAAGTGTTTGTTTTCAGTGATATGGAGTTTGATGAAGCATCCGGGCATCATGAGTATGGTAATTATTATGGTGGTTTTGGGTATGGTGGATATAATAATAGTATGTATGATGATGATTCTTCGGATATGGATAGTGATGAGTCGGAGAGCGATGTGAATGCAAGGAGGCAGAGGCGGAATGAGGCTAGACAAcagcgagagagagaggctaGGCTGAGGAGGTCAGGGTGGGAAACTGACTATGAGGTTATACAGAGAAAGTTTAGGGAGAAGGGGTACAATAAGGTGCCTGAGATTGTGTTTTGGAACCTTAGGAACTCTAAGGCAACTCCTGTTCCATCCGATCAGAGTGGGGTGGCTCTGGTGAGTGggttttccaagaatttggtcAAGTTGTTCTTGGAAAATGGTGGGATTATCAACCCTGTTGCTGTCATGCACGAAGCTATCTCTGGCGAGATGTACCAGAAGCTTGCAATCTATGATTAA